In Terriglobales bacterium, the genomic stretch TGCGCGCCCTGCACCAGTAAGGTTCGCCGATATGGGTCGCCTTCCTTGCTGATGTGCAGTTGCGGTTGGCTCTGCCCCGAGTTCCTCCGTCCCGGTTGTAATCCCACATAGCAGCCTACATCCCGGCTCTTGCCAAAACGATAGGGATCTGCCAGCGTCAGCCGGTACGTGAGCGCGATCAGCGTGCCCACTCCCTTCACCTGTTTCAGCAGGGCGACTTCGGGATAGTTCTCCCGGGCCAGGCACTCGATCCGCTCGTTATATTCTTCGATCTGCTCACTGAGCGATTCGATGGCCGCCAGCAACGGTTTCAACGCCGCTTGCAGTTCCGGACTCAACCCCTCCGCTTTCTCCGGGTTCAGGTTGCGCGGGTTACAGCCGCGCAGCCGTTCCCCGTACGACTTGCTCACTCCCCGCGCCGTGTTGATCAACGCCGTTCGTGCCCGCACCAGACCGGCGCGTGCTCGGATCACGCTCAGATGCACTTGCGCTTGGGCACTGCGGTGTTTTACCGGTGCCAGTAGCTGCGGATCGATCCGTGCCAACCGCGCCAGGGTTCTGGCATCCAGCCGATCATCCTTCCGCCGACTTTCTCCGATCAAGCGCACGTTGCGTGCATTCGCCACGATCACTTCGTGCCCCAACTCGCCTAACAACCGGCTTACCCACGGCGAATGCATCCCCGTTTCCAGTGCGATCCGGCTCCGCGGCATCCCCCCGAACACCTCTTTCATCGCCTTCGCAGTTGTGCCCAGCCTTTGTTCCAGCAGCACTTCCCCCGCTGCATCCAACACGCAATACCAGCTGGAGCGATCGCCCAGATCCAAGCCAATGGTCAGTTTTTGATCTCGCAAATTTTTCATCTGCTTTGCTGCTGCAGTGCTAATCTTTCTCATTGCCGGTCTCCTTATCTCTTGCGCCTTGAGCGCGTCGATACTTGGGAGCGTACAGCATCCCGTTGGAGACCGGCTTTCTCATCTCATCTGATAGCGACAGTTGTGGTCAGTTTTCTTGCCTCGGGCGTTAACCTGAGTGCGGCGCCTTTCAGGTAAAGAGAAGGATCGTGTACGCACCAGCAACGACCCCGTTTTGGGAACCGAGATCCTTTTCCCCAACTAATACTCCATCAGGAGGACTATGAGTCTGCGCAACATTTTCCACAATGGCCGCGAACTGCGCGCCGGGTGGCGTCTTCTTATATTCTGCGGCTTGTTCTTTGTGATCGACCGCCTTGTGGGAAGGGCGCTGGATCACTCGCATTTGCCCGTCTATCCGGGCCTGCATCCCATTGGCTTGGCTATCGACGAAGGCACCACTCTACTGGTCGCCCTGATTACGACGACAATCATGTCGCGATTCGAGCGGCGCGACCTTACGGTTTACGGCGTTCCTCGCATGCGGGATTTGTTTGGACGGTTGTTCTGGGCAGGCGCGGCTTGGGGTCTGCTGATGCCGTCGGCGACCATCCTGCTGATTTTCCTCGGTGGGGGTTACCACGTTCACGGTCTGAACGTCCCTGTCAATGCCGGGCTGTTCAAATTCGCCGGGCTTTGGCTATTGGCGAATCTGTTCATCGGCTTCAGTGAGGAGATCACATTCCGTGGCTATTTCCTGTACACAATGGCCGATTGTATCGGGTTCTGGGCCGCTGCCTTGTTCAATGCCATCGGATTTGGTGCCCTGCACTACTTCACGAAGCCGCACGAGCGTTGGGAAGACTGGGTCGCAGTTTCGTTATTGACGATTTTCATCACATTTGCTCAGCGGCGCACCGGTAGCCTGGCCTTTTCTATTGGCATGCACGCGGCTTTCGATTTCATGTTCCTCTATGTGTATTCAGGAATGAATGGGGGAGAATTTGCGGTTGGGCGCCTGCTGAATGCCGACTTTCCCGGTTCGATCAGGCTGACCGGAGGCCTGCTGGGGCCAGAGGCCAGCTGGTTCTGTTTTCTGGTGACCATCGCCGCGGCGATTCTGCTTCACTTTACTTATCCGCAGGCAAAGTGGCCCATTCCGGCGAAGGATTCAATGCAGCGGTGAGACTCAGTCACCCCG encodes the following:
- a CDS encoding IS110 family transposase, with the protein product MRKISTAAAKQMKNLRDQKLTIGLDLGDRSSWYCVLDAAGEVLLEQRLGTTAKAMKEVFGGMPRSRIALETGMHSPWVSRLLGELGHEVIVANARNVRLIGESRRKDDRLDARTLARLARIDPQLLAPVKHRSAQAQVHLSVIRARAGLVRARTALINTARGVSKSYGERLRGCNPRNLNPEKAEGLSPELQAALKPLLAAIESLSEQIEEYNERIECLARENYPEVALLKQVKGVGTLIALTYRLTLADPYRFGKSRDVGCYVGLQPGRRNSGQSQPQLHISKEGDPYRRTLLVQGAQHILGPFGADSDLRRWGLKLAERGGRNGKKRAVIAVARKLAVLLHRLWVSGEVYEPLRNSGQLVAAAA
- a CDS encoding type II CAAX endopeptidase family protein yields the protein MSLRNIFHNGRELRAGWRLLIFCGLFFVIDRLVGRALDHSHLPVYPGLHPIGLAIDEGTTLLVALITTTIMSRFERRDLTVYGVPRMRDLFGRLFWAGAAWGLLMPSATILLIFLGGGYHVHGLNVPVNAGLFKFAGLWLLANLFIGFSEEITFRGYFLYTMADCIGFWAAALFNAIGFGALHYFTKPHERWEDWVAVSLLTIFITFAQRRTGSLAFSIGMHAAFDFMFLYVYSGMNGGEFAVGRLLNADFPGSIRLTGGLLGPEASWFCFLVTIAAAILLHFTYPQAKWPIPAKDSMQR